One window of the Lacerta agilis isolate rLacAgi1 chromosome 17, rLacAgi1.pri, whole genome shotgun sequence genome contains the following:
- the LOC117039174 gene encoding loricrin-like: MCEERCEDRVIYSSGREPWFNLNSTWYDPAGSWLDTRRKPFRYAVNTSCVTGCNRRDDVPRRGGHNYRCYGYRRSTCRQGGNPRVTCCVHNPSGGPRDYWGRPIGDSCDGNTGGHYSNEESFCCGSAGGCGGGQGGACAQPVASSGGCGGGRGVCSEPGCGRGRAVCSEPGCGRSSRGLQTSGGAGFAIHVDGKLAVLQIFLDSSSHQSQHSTWPNAQE; this comes from the exons ATGTGTGAAGAAAGGTGTGAAGATAGAGTTATCTACTCTTCTGGGAGAGAACCCTGGTTCAATCTCAACTCAACATGGTATGACCCGGCTGGATCCTGGTTGGACACCCGACGCAAGCCATTTCGCTATGCTGTAAACACATCCTGTGTCACCGGTTGCAACCGAAGGGATGATGTACCGAGAAGAGGAGGCCACAATTACCGATGCTACGGCTATCGGCGCTCCACCTGCAGGCAAGGGGGAAACCCAAGAGTGACCTGCTGTGTCCACAATCCTTCGGGAGGACCCCGTGATTACTGGGGGCGTCCAATAGGCGATTCGTGCGATGGAAATACAGGGGGGCACTATTCTAATGAAGAGTCGTTCTGCTGTGGATCTGCTGGAGGATGTGGAGGTGGGCAAGGAGGGGCATGTGCCCAGCCAGTTGCTTCATCAGGAGGATGTGGAGGTGGAAGAGGAGTGTGCTCTGAGCCTGGATGTGGAAGAGGACGAGCAGTGTGCTCAGAACCGGGGTGCGGGAGATCTTCAAGGGGGCTGCAAACCTCTGGGGGAGCAGG ATTTGCTATCCATGTGGATGGGAAACTTGCAGTGCTCCAGATctttctggactccagctcccatcagtcccagcactCAACATGGCCCAATGCTCAGGAGTGA